The following proteins come from a genomic window of Triticum aestivum cultivar Chinese Spring chromosome 6A, IWGSC CS RefSeq v2.1, whole genome shotgun sequence:
- the LOC123132549 gene encoding succinate-semialdehyde dehydrogenase, mitochondrial has protein sequence MAMAMRRAAALGARHILAASASASSRAASRRHMGSLDAGAAMEKIRAAGLLRTRGLIGGQWVDAYDGKTIEVQNPATGEVLANVACMGNRETADAITSANTTFYTWSKLTASERSKALRKWHDLLMSHKEELALLMTLEQGKPMKEALGEVNYGASFIEFFAEEAKRVYGDIIPPTLADRRLLVLKQPIGVVGAITPWNFPLAMITRKVGPALACGCTVVVKPSEFTPLTALAAADLALQAGIPAGALNVVMGNAPEIGDELMQSTQVRKITFTGSTAVGKKLMAGSANTVKKVSLELGGNAPCIVFDDADIDVAVKGSLAAKFRNSGQTCVCANRILVQEGIYEKFASAFVKAVQSLQVGNGLEESTSQGPLINEAAVEKVEKFVGDATSKGANIMLGGKRHSLGMSFYEPTVVGNVSNDMLLFREEVFGPVAPLIPFKTEEEAIHLANDTNAGLAAYMFTKSIARSWRVSGALEYGLVGVNEGLISTEVAPFGGVKQSGLGREGSKYGMDDYLEIKYVCMGNLG, from the exons ATGGCGATGGCGATGCGACGCGCGGCGGCGCTCGGCGCCCGCCACATcctggccgcctccgcctccgcctcctcccgcgccgccagccgccgccac ATGGGCAGCCTGGACGCGGGCGCGGCGATGGAGAAGATCCGGGCGGCGGGGCTCCTCAGGACGCGCGGCCTCATCGGCGGCCAGTGGGTCGACGCCTACGACGGGAAGACCATCGAG GTGCAAAATCCAGCAACTGGCGAGGTCCTAGCAAATGTAGCCTGCATGGGCAACAGAGAAACAGCTGATGCAATAACTTCTGCTAACACGACATTTTACA CTTGGAGCAAACTCACTGCAAGTGAAAGGAGCAAGGCACTAAGAAAATG GCATGACCTACTTATGTCACACAAGGAAGAACTTGCACTTCTTATGACACTGGAACAGGGGAAGCCTATGAAAGAAGCCCTTGGGGAG GTGAACTATGGTGCAAGTTTCATAGAATTTTTTGCTGAGGAAGCAAAGCGTGTGTATGGTGATATTATTCCCCCTACTCTAGCTGACCGCAGACTATTGGTTCTGAAGCAG CCTATTGGGGTAGTTGGAGCTATTACACCATGGAATTTTCCTTTAGCAATGATAACCAGAAAG GTTGGACCAGCATTGGCTTGTGGATGCACTGTTGTTGTCAAGCCATCAGAGTTCACACCTCTGACAGCATTAGCTGCAGCAGACCTTGCTCTTCAAGCTGGAATACCAGCT GGTGCACTAAATGTTGTGATGGGTAATGCTCCTGAGATAGGTGATGAACTAATGCAGAGCACACAG GTCAGAAAGATTACGTTCACGGGTTCAACAGCTGTTGGCAAAAAACTGATGGCTGGATCAGCAAACACTGTGAAAAAG GTTTCTTTGGAGCTCGGTGGGAATGCGCCTTGCATTGTTTTCGATGATGCAGATATTGATGTTGCCGTTAAAGGCAGT CTTGCTGCCAAGTTTCGGAACAGCGGACAGACGTGTGTATGTGCAAACAGGATATTGGTGCAAGAAG GTATCTACGAAAAATTCGCAAGTGCATTTGTCAAGGCTGTTCAGAGTTTGCAAGTCGGTAATGGGCTAGAAGAGAGTACATCACAG GGTCCTCTAATCAATGAAGCTGCTGTTGAAAAG GTAGAGAAGTTTGTAGGTGATGCTACTTCAAAG GGAGCCAACATCATGCTCGGTGGTAAAAGGCACAGCCTTGGGATGAGCTTTTATGAGCCAACTGTGGTAGGGAATGTAAGCAATGATATGCTTCTTTTCAG GGAAGAAGTTTTTGGTCCAGTTGCACCACTTATACCATTCAAAACTGAGGAGGAAGCAATCCATTTAGCAAACGACACCAATGCAG GCTTAGCCGCATACATGTTTACAAAGAGCATTGCGCGGTCGTGGCGTGTTTCCGGAGCTCTTGAATACGGGCTTGTCGGTGTGAACGAGGGATTGATTTCAACAGAG GTAGCGCCATTCGGTGGGGTTAAGCAGTCTGGGCTTGGGCGAGAAGGATCAAAATACGGCATGGACGACTACCTGGAG ATTAAGTATGTATGCATGGGCAACCTGGGTTGA